The Vibrio fortis DNA segment TGAAGCGCAAGATCTTCTTAATGCTCAGCTTAACGTGGTGAAGTTTGATGAAAAACTGCAAGCCAACCAACAGCAGCAACGCCGTATCATTGCACAGTTATCCGAATGGTTGGGTGATGAATGGTTGAATGCTTCTTTGGCTTCAAGCCAAACGCCTGCCAAAGACTCGTCAACTAAGACTATTCAAGCCAATAACGCGTTGGGTTGGCAAGATCTTGAAACGCGGTTAACGCCTTACACGGGCAACTCTCAATTCTATCCATTGTTGCAATCGCATCCTATGGTGCGTGCGGCGGATAGCGCTATCACCGTTAACGAAACTCAAGTAGAGATCGCAGAGCAAGCTTACTTGCCTCAGTTTGGTGTCGAGGTGATGTACGCCTATCGCCAAGCCAATAACATGCAAGGTAATCCTGCCTCTGATCTCGTGAGTGCGTATGTGACCATGGATATCCCACTGTTCACAGGTAATCGACAAGATAAAGGTGTAGAAGCGGCCCAATATCAAGTGGGTTCAGCACGCGCTCAGAAAGAGACCTTATTGAGCCAAATGAACGCCAAAGTAAATGCGCTTTTGGTAGACAGAGACAATCTGTCTCAGCGTATTGAGCGTTATCAAAAAAGCTTTATTCCTCAAGCCGATGCGACCACACAGGCGGTCGAGCGCGGCTATCAAAATAATACCGCGCAGTTTAACGATGTGATCACTGCCATGACCAATGCGCTCAATATTCAGTTAGAGCAACAGAGACTGATCACGGATCTCAACATCGTCAATAGCCAGTTAGCGGCGCTTGTGGGTGGGTCATACCACCAGCCTTCACAATCACAAAAGACAACGTCTCAGGCGCAATAAGGAATCTTCATGAAATCATTTAAAGTCGCAAGCATTGCACTAGTCGTTGGCGCTGCAATCGGTGTTGGTGCGAGTCAGTTTTTTTCAATGAACCACGCTGCAATGAGCAGTGAATCATCTACCAGTGGTGCAGATGAACCGCTCTATTGGGTGGCACCTATGGATCCGAACTATCAACGCGATCAACCGGGTAAATCACCGATGGGCATGGACTTAGTCCCAGTTTACGCCGATGACTTAGCAGGCAAGAAAGACAAGCCAGGTACGGTAACTATTGATCCTGCGGTTGAAAATAACCTTGGGGTGAAAAGTGAAACGGTGAAATTAGAGCCTCTGACCCCAAAGATCGAGACCGTTGGATACGTTGCGTTTGATGAGAGCCGTTTATGGCAGACCAATGTCCGTGTTTCTGGTTGGGTTCAAGAGTTATTTATTAATGCAGTGGGTGAGAAGGTATCAAAGGGGGAAGTGTTATTCACGCTCTATTCTCCTGAGTTAGTAAAGGCACAAGAAGAGTTGCTCAGTGCTTATAAAACCGGTCGAAAAGGGATGATTGGAGGTGCGAAAGAGCGATTGCTTTCACTCGGTGTTGATAAGTTGCAAATCAATCACATCGTGAAACGGGGTAAGGCCTCACAAACTATTGAAGTAAAAGCGCCTGCCGATGGTGTTATTGCGACCTTGAACATCCGAGAAGGGGGATACCTTTCCCCAGCCCAAGCGGTGATCAGTGCCGGACCACTCGATGAAGTCTGGGTGGATGCCGAAGTATTTGAGCGCCAAGCGCATTGGATCTCTCAAGGTACAGCAGCTTCGATGACGCTAGATGCTGTACCGGGCGGTGAGTGGAGTGGTCGTGTGGATTACGTCTACCCAATTCTCGATCCTACAACACGTACTTTACGTGTACGCCTCAAGTTTCCAAACCCAGATGGTGAGCTAAAACCAAACATGTTCTCAAACATCACTCTTAAGCCTGAAAGCGAAGATGATGTGTTAACAGTAGCGCGCTCTTCCGTGATCCATTCAGGAGGTATGACGCGAGTAGTGCTTTCTGAAGGCGACGGAAAATATCGTTCTCATCGTATCCGAGTGGGTCGTGAAGCAGGTGATCGTGTTGAAGTGCTAGAAGGGCTAGAGCCGGGTATTGATGTGGTTACCTCTGCTCACTTCATGATTGACTCAGAATCGAGTCAAACAGCGGATCTGTCTCGTATCTCTTCAGTTAATGATGAACCAAACCAAATGAGCAGCTCTGTTTGGGCAAAGGGTACTATTACTAACTTGATGGTTGGACATCGCATGGCAACGATAGAGCACCAACCTGTTCCTGAGTGGGATTGGCCGGGCATGGTGATGGACTTTACCTTCTCTGAAGACGTCGATTTATCGGGATTGGCGAACGGTCAAGCGATCGACTTTGAGATGGAGAAGACAGAATCAGGCCAATACCAAGTGACGGATGTGAGTCAGAGTGATGACGTAATGGCGACAGAGGTTTGGGTTGAAGGCGATATCACGATGTTGATGGCAGACTTCGGGATGATCACGGTGAACCATCAAGCCGTTGATGAGTGGCAGTGGCAAGCGGGAGAGATGAACTTCACCACAAGCGACGATATTCCGCTTGGCGATTATCAAGAGGGACAGAAAGTACGTTTTCTAGTGGTGAAATCGGGCACAGATTATGTGTTGAAGCAAATTGAGTCGGCTGAGGATTAGTGATGATAAATGCAATTATTCGCTGGTCGATCAGCAATCGATTTTTGGTACTCGTCGCCACTATCGCGTTGACTTTGGGGGGGCTCTACAGTGTTAAGAACACACCTGTTGATGCGATTCCTGATCTCTCTGATGTACAGGTTATCATCAAAACTAGCTATCCGGGTCAAGCGCCTCAGGTAGTGGAAGATCAAGTAACCTATCCATTAACCACGGCAATGCTTGCGGTACCCGGCGCTGAAACGGTGAGGGGTTACTCGTTTTTTGGTGATTCTTACGTCTATATCATCTTCAATGACGATACTGACATGTATTGGGCGCGTTCAAGGGTGTTGGAATACCTGAGCCAAGTTGCGCCTAAGTTGCCAGCCAGCGCCAAGCCAACACTTGGTCCTGATGCGACCGGTGTGGGCTGGATATATAGCTATGTTTTGCAAGATAAAACGGGTCAGCACGATTTAGCTGAGCTGCGCAGCTTACAAGACTGGTTTTTGAAGTATGAACTTCAAACCGTGAATGGTGTGTCTGAAGTGGCGACCGTTGGCGGCATGGTGAAGCAGTATCAAGTGCAGATCGATCCTGCCAAACTGCGTGCTTACGACCTGACATTAAAGCAGGTGAATAGCGCTATTCAGAGCGGAAACCAAGAAACAGGCGCTTCAGTGATTGAGGTAGCAGAAGCGGAACACATGGTGCGCACATCGGGTTATCTAACGGGGATTGAAGACCTAAAAGCCTTGCCTTTAAAGGTGACGGCGAAAGGAACCCCTTTGCTGTTAGGTGACATTGCCGACGTTAACCTTGGTCCACAAATGCGCCGAGGCATCTCAGAGCTAAATGGGGAAGGTGAGGCCGTTGGCGGCGTCATTGTGATGCGTTTTGGCGAGAATGCCAGTGAGGTGATCTCTGAGGTAAAAATTAAGCTGGAAGAGCTACAACGAAGCCTGCCGGATGGTGTCGAGATTGTTGCAACCTATGACCGTTCAACTCTGATCGATTCTGCGGTTGAAAACCTTTGGCAGAAGCTTGCCGAAGAGTTCTTAGTGGTTGCGATTGTGTGTGCCTTGTTCTTGTTTCACATTCGCTCATCGTTGGTGATCGCGCTAAGTCTCCCGGTGGGTATCTTGTCGGCATTCATCGTGATGCACTGGCAGGGTATTAACGCAAACATCATGTCGCTTGGCGGCATCGCGATTGCAATCGGCGCTATGGTGGATGGTGCGATCGTGATGATTGAAAACGTGCATAAACATATCGAGCGCACACCACTTAATGACAACAATCGTTGGCAGGTGATCGGCAAAGCTGCAGAAGAGGTGGGTGCACCGCTGTTCTTCTCACTATTGATCATTACATTGAGTTTTGTGCCAGTGTTCGCCTTAGAAGGTCAAGAGGGCAAGATGTTCTCGCCTCTTGCGTTTACTAAAACCTACGCGATGGCAGCATCTGCCGGTTTGGCAATCACATTAGTGCCTGTGCTTATGGGTTACTTCATTCGCGGTAAGGTACTTCCTGAGCATAAGAACCCGATCAATAAGGGTTTGGTTGGCTTGTATCGTCCGCTTCTGAATATAAGCCTACGCTTCCCTAAAACGATTATCGTAGTGGCAGTTGCTTTGATGGCATCAGCGTATTACCCAACCAGCAAACTTGGTAGTGAGTTTATTCCTCCGCTCGATGAAGGGGATTTGATGTACATGCCAACGACCTATCCAGGGATCTCGATAGGTAAAGCGCGTGAGCTACTCCAGCAAACCAATAAGCTTATTAAAACCATTCCTGAAGTGGAAACGGTGTGGGGCAAGATAGGTCGTGCTGAGACAGCGACGGATCCGGCACCACTAACCATGATTGAAACGGTTATTCAGTTTAAGCCTAAAGATACATGGCGTGACGGTGTCACCTCTGAGTCTTTGCGTGATGAACTCAATAGTCTGATTCAGTTCCCCGGTTTAACCAATGCTTGGGTTATGCCAATCAAAACCCGAATTGACATGTTGGCTACAGGTATCAAGACACCGATCGGGATCAAGATTGCCGGCCCAGACCTTAAGGTGATTGAGAAAATCGGCGCGGATATAGAGCCGATCTTGAACGAATTGGCGGGAACAGCTTCAGTTTATGCCGAGCGTGTAGCGGGTGGTCGTTATGTGACCATCGATATTGATCGTCGTTCGGCTGCGCGATACGGCTTAAGTATTGCTGAGATCCAACAGGTTATTTCAACTGCTGTTGGCGGGATGAACGTTGGTGAAACCATCGAGGGGCTTGAGCGCTACCCAATCAATGTGCGTTATCCACAAGCCTATCGTGATTCAGTGATTAAGTTACAGAACTTACCTCTGATCACCGCGAATGGAGCGCGCATTGCTTTAGCCGATGTCGCCGATGTGCGCTACGAGGACGGCCCTCCAATGATCAAAACAGAAAACGCACGACCAAATGGGTGGGTGTTTGTTGATATTGAAGGACGAGACTTGGGGACTTATGTCGATAACGCTAAACGTGCGGTCGCAGAACAGCTAGAGCTTCCTGCTGGGTATTCACTGGCATGGTCTGGTCAATATGAATACATGGAGCGAGCAAAAGAGCGCTTGAGCATTGTGGTGCCGATTACCATTGCCATCATCATGCTACTGCTTTACCTAAGCTTCCGCCGCGTTGGAGAGGTGATGGTGATTATGCTGACTCTGCCATTGGCGATGGTGGGGGGCGTTTGGTTGATGCACTACCTTGGCTATAACTTCTCAATAGCGGTAGGGGTTGGCTTTATCGCGTTAGCGGGAGTTGCCGTTGAGATTGGCGTGATCATGCTGGTTTACCTAAACCAAGCTTGGAACTTTAGAAAGCAAGATCATGAAACGACCCATACGCCATTACAACACCAAGACCTCTTGGATGCGATTCGTGAAGGGGCTGGGTTGCGAGTGCGCCCCGTGATGATGACAGTACTGACAGTCATTATCGGTTTGATTCCAATTATGTATGGCGAAGGGACAGGCTCAGAGGTGATGCAAAGAATTGCGGCTCCTATGATTGGTGGCATGGCATCTGCCTTACTGTTGACCTTACTGGTTATCCCAGCCATTTTCGTGCTTTGGAAACAACGAGAAATTAAGTAACTCATTATTAAACGACTGAATTTAAAAGGCCCAGTTATGTTCACTTGGGCCTTACTGAGACTAGGAATTATTATGAAAAAGACAATTATCGCTTTGGGCTTAGCTCTGTTTACAACTTCTGCTCTTGCTCAGATGGACCACTCTAAAATGGATCACGGCAAGATGGACCATGGCAGTATGAATCATGGTGAGATGGATCATTCAAATATGGATCACTCCAACATGATGGGAATGCAACGTACCTCAAGTGTCGGTATGCCGGCTAATGGTGCTAAACCCGATAAGGTGATTCACGTTATTCTTAGCGACGATAAAACCATCACCTTCAAGAAAGCTGTTGATATAGAGCCAAATGACGTAGTGCAGTTTGTTGTGATGAATACGGGAGAGCAACCTCATGAGTTCTCAATTGGCAGTAAGGAAGAGCTGCAAAGTCATCGCAAAATGATGTCAGCAATGGCTGGCATGGAGCACGATACCAAGAACTCGATCGTCGTTGAGCCAAAGAAAGCCCGTCAGTTTATGTGGCACTTCCACGGTGATAGTGACGTCGAGTTTGCTTGTAACTTCAAGGGTCACGCTGAAGCTGGGATGACAAAAACGATCAAGCTTTAACTTGATTCGAGTAGAACGTCACTTGATGTTAAATGGATTGGGTCGCCTATAGCGGCCCTTTTTTTGTTTATTTGCATATGGGGCAGGGACAATCGAACGTCATGTCTAAATAAACGGATGGCATAAAATGGTAAGTAAGTAGTTTAGTATCCGGCAATATGGATTCCAGACGACTTTTTAACTATAACTGAGGGCCCTCCATGATTATTCATTTCCGAATTCAAGATGTTGAAGAGCTTGCTGGATCCATCGACCTAGCAAGTTATTTACAACTCGCATTACGAGAGGTTTCTACTCGCCCCTTAAAGCTCTGATTGAAGTGATACGTCGTTTATGGTGCTTTCCAGTATCATGTTATCCATTCTATTAAGAGGATGAGATTGAGCGCTGATAGATTTTAGGTGTGAGTCCAGAGACTCGTTTAAAAGCTCTCGAAAAATGCGAAATATTGGTGTAGCCAAGCTGACTTGAAATGTAGGTGAGAGAGTGGCCTTTCTCCATCAATTCACAGGCTACTGAGTACATTAGATTCTCTTTGATCTTGCGAAAAGAGGTGTTCTCTTGCTTAAGTTTTCGTTGGAAGGTACGCACTGAAAAGTTGAGTAACTGTGCGGCGTCTTCGATCGAAAGATCTTGCTCTTTCATATACGGCTTGAGCAGCTCGTAAACACTATCAGTAAAGCTGGTATGCCACTCAACCAGAGCGGGTTTTGGGCTTAAATCCTTACTAGTGAGTTGAATGGGCAGTTGTAAAATATCATTTGGGATCAGCACTGCCGTCTGCCCTTGCTCAACAAATAGCTGACAATGGCTGGTGGTTATGGTGCTAACCACGTCGCTCTCATAGCCCTGAAGCCGAATCTTCATAGGGTGCCAAGGGCGGTTTGAAAGTATGCTGATGAGTTCAATAATGTAAATGATGGCAAACGCTTCTCCCCATTGGAAACGCGGGGAGTCCTCATCAAGTACTCGCCTGCAAAACCATACTTGGCCGTGTTCTTCAACCAGTGTGATCTGGCTTCCCGGTGAGTCGCTAGAGAAGATTTTACTTATGTTCTGTAGTGCATCTCCGACAGTTTTGTAATCAACAAACTGATGCAAGACATGTGGGATGATGCGACGTCGAAAGGCTAAACCAAGTAGGTCGGTAAATTTAGAGACGCCCAGTTGAACCGAAGTGAGGTAGATAAGGCGTTTTATCGATTCAGAGGGCACAAAATCGCTGTCGGACTGAATCAAATCTGGTGGCAGTCCCGACTCCTCTAGTAGTTGGTGTAAATCTAAGCCGTGTTCAGAGAACATTTGCACCAGAATCTTTGCATAATTCGTTTGAATCACAGGAACTTGGTAACTCGAATCTACCATAACGAAACAATCCTTTGCGTCCAGATGCATTAATTAGACGTACTTATCAATTACAGAATGCCACTTGATAAATCTAAC contains these protein-coding regions:
- a CDS encoding efflux RND transporter permease subunit produces the protein MINAIIRWSISNRFLVLVATIALTLGGLYSVKNTPVDAIPDLSDVQVIIKTSYPGQAPQVVEDQVTYPLTTAMLAVPGAETVRGYSFFGDSYVYIIFNDDTDMYWARSRVLEYLSQVAPKLPASAKPTLGPDATGVGWIYSYVLQDKTGQHDLAELRSLQDWFLKYELQTVNGVSEVATVGGMVKQYQVQIDPAKLRAYDLTLKQVNSAIQSGNQETGASVIEVAEAEHMVRTSGYLTGIEDLKALPLKVTAKGTPLLLGDIADVNLGPQMRRGISELNGEGEAVGGVIVMRFGENASEVISEVKIKLEELQRSLPDGVEIVATYDRSTLIDSAVENLWQKLAEEFLVVAIVCALFLFHIRSSLVIALSLPVGILSAFIVMHWQGINANIMSLGGIAIAIGAMVDGAIVMIENVHKHIERTPLNDNNRWQVIGKAAEEVGAPLFFSLLIITLSFVPVFALEGQEGKMFSPLAFTKTYAMAASAGLAITLVPVLMGYFIRGKVLPEHKNPINKGLVGLYRPLLNISLRFPKTIIVVAVALMASAYYPTSKLGSEFIPPLDEGDLMYMPTTYPGISIGKARELLQQTNKLIKTIPEVETVWGKIGRAETATDPAPLTMIETVIQFKPKDTWRDGVTSESLRDELNSLIQFPGLTNAWVMPIKTRIDMLATGIKTPIGIKIAGPDLKVIEKIGADIEPILNELAGTASVYAERVAGGRYVTIDIDRRSAARYGLSIAEIQQVISTAVGGMNVGETIEGLERYPINVRYPQAYRDSVIKLQNLPLITANGARIALADVADVRYEDGPPMIKTENARPNGWVFVDIEGRDLGTYVDNAKRAVAEQLELPAGYSLAWSGQYEYMERAKERLSIVVPITIAIIMLLLYLSFRRVGEVMVIMLTLPLAMVGGVWLMHYLGYNFSIAVGVGFIALAGVAVEIGVIMLVYLNQAWNFRKQDHETTHTPLQHQDLLDAIREGAGLRVRPVMMTVLTVIIGLIPIMYGEGTGSEVMQRIAAPMIGGMASALLLTLLVIPAIFVLWKQREIK
- a CDS encoding efflux RND transporter periplasmic adaptor subunit: MKSFKVASIALVVGAAIGVGASQFFSMNHAAMSSESSTSGADEPLYWVAPMDPNYQRDQPGKSPMGMDLVPVYADDLAGKKDKPGTVTIDPAVENNLGVKSETVKLEPLTPKIETVGYVAFDESRLWQTNVRVSGWVQELFINAVGEKVSKGEVLFTLYSPELVKAQEELLSAYKTGRKGMIGGAKERLLSLGVDKLQINHIVKRGKASQTIEVKAPADGVIATLNIREGGYLSPAQAVISAGPLDEVWVDAEVFERQAHWISQGTAASMTLDAVPGGEWSGRVDYVYPILDPTTRTLRVRLKFPNPDGELKPNMFSNITLKPESEDDVLTVARSSVIHSGGMTRVVLSEGDGKYRSHRIRVGREAGDRVEVLEGLEPGIDVVTSAHFMIDSESSQTADLSRISSVNDEPNQMSSSVWAKGTITNLMVGHRMATIEHQPVPEWDWPGMVMDFTFSEDVDLSGLANGQAIDFEMEKTESGQYQVTDVSQSDDVMATEVWVEGDITMLMADFGMITVNHQAVDEWQWQAGEMNFTTSDDIPLGDYQEGQKVRFLVVKSGTDYVLKQIESAED
- a CDS encoding TolC family protein, which codes for MESRWLVLPICTSLLAMPAFAFAASSNTTVTSTSASHLNNGSDSESQRVYERELSLLIEQALLRDSGRQQIIAQSQATRHAGIASATLSDPKLKVGFGGLPVDSFKFDEDPMTNISVGLMQQFERGSTLDLKERQSSQQADGIQFQVAVREREITNTITTLWLELGYQQTARATLLESRRLMAELERFIETNYGIGNSEAQDLLNAQLNVVKFDEKLQANQQQQRRIIAQLSEWLGDEWLNASLASSQTPAKDSSTKTIQANNALGWQDLETRLTPYTGNSQFYPLLQSHPMVRAADSAITVNETQVEIAEQAYLPQFGVEVMYAYRQANNMQGNPASDLVSAYVTMDIPLFTGNRQDKGVEAAQYQVGSARAQKETLLSQMNAKVNALLVDRDNLSQRIERYQKSFIPQADATTQAVERGYQNNTAQFNDVITAMTNALNIQLEQQRLITDLNIVNSQLAALVGGSYHQPSQSQKTTSQAQ
- a CDS encoding AraC family transcriptional regulator, translated to MVDSSYQVPVIQTNYAKILVQMFSEHGLDLHQLLEESGLPPDLIQSDSDFVPSESIKRLIYLTSVQLGVSKFTDLLGLAFRRRIIPHVLHQFVDYKTVGDALQNISKIFSSDSPGSQITLVEEHGQVWFCRRVLDEDSPRFQWGEAFAIIYIIELISILSNRPWHPMKIRLQGYESDVVSTITTSHCQLFVEQGQTAVLIPNDILQLPIQLTSKDLSPKPALVEWHTSFTDSVYELLKPYMKEQDLSIEDAAQLLNFSVRTFQRKLKQENTSFRKIKENLMYSVACELMEKGHSLTYISSQLGYTNISHFSRAFKRVSGLTPKIYQRSISSS
- the copI gene encoding copper-resistant cuproprotein CopI — its product is MKKTIIALGLALFTTSALAQMDHSKMDHGKMDHGSMNHGEMDHSNMDHSNMMGMQRTSSVGMPANGAKPDKVIHVILSDDKTITFKKAVDIEPNDVVQFVVMNTGEQPHEFSIGSKEELQSHRKMMSAMAGMEHDTKNSIVVEPKKARQFMWHFHGDSDVEFACNFKGHAEAGMTKTIKL